CGTCAGCCTTAGCCATGTCTTCTGCCGCCTGATCTTGACCTACTGCCCAAATTTCAGCCTCGTCCCCAATGGACTTAGCATATTCCTGCATCTTAGTAACCAGCAAACTTGTAGACATACCTGAGCTGCACGCCAGTAAAATTTTTTTCATGATTATTCCTTCCCTTCAAGGTATTATTGGATGTTAAGTACTAGAAAACGTTTACAGCGTAATTATAAATCCAGTCTTTTGATTTGTCTATACATTTAGGTTATATGTATAGACTTTTTTTAAAATGACACGACTTCTCCACTTTTTTTCTTAAAAATGAACGTGATCTCTTATCTTTAATCTCTCAGTAATAGCTGAAAATTAGAAAAATTTAGAATATCAAGAAACATTCCTACATTTTTATCGTCTATATTATGGAAGACCTTACGTATGAGGGTAAGATTTTCCGAAGCCCAAAGTTAAAAAATCAACTCATAAAGGAGCTTATGCATGTTAAAAAAGTTAGGATTAGCTGCATTGATTCTGGTTACTAGCCTCTCCGTTATTGGAACAGGCTGGGCCGCATCCAGCACAACAACCATTGAAGTTTCTAAAACTGCTCTGGATTACAACATTGCTCGCCCGCTGAGCGATGGTGCTTTTCATGATGGCTTATTGGCCGCTGAAACATCCGCTGGAAACCTTGTGTATTACAATACCAAAGGAGCAAAAGCTTTCTCACTTCCCGCCGAGCTTAAACCCGTTGGCGATTTTCATGAGCAGCGAGCCGTCGTCAAAAATACAAAAACCAATCTCTATGGGTACATGAACACCAAAGGAACACTAGTCATCCCTTGCCAATATACCGAAGCCAATTTCTTTTCAGAAGGAAAAGCCAAGGTCACCATAGCAGACACCAAAGAAAATGCAATTATAGATCGAACGGGAAAAATCCTTTCTCATTTTAAAGAAAATGTGGATTCAGAATATATATTTACGGACGGTCTGGCTCTTGCCTACGCCCCCAACACTGGCAAGATCGGTTTTGTGAATGCCTCTGGTCAACTAGCGATTCCTTATAAATACAAATACAGTCGTGGTTTCTCGGATGGCTTGGCTATTGTTCAAAATAGCAAAGAGCTCTACGGGTATATCAATACAGCAGGGAAAGAAGTCATTCCTCTTCAATATAAATCTGGCGGAGACTTCTCGGAGGGATTGGCCCCGGTGCAAAATACCAAGGGGAAATGGGGATTCATCAATAAACAGGGGAAAGTCGTGATTCCCTTTAAATTTACGGATGCTCAGAATTTTAGTGAAGGCCTGGCGAGTGTGAAAAATGCAAAAAACGAAATCGGATTTATTGATAAAAACGGAACGCTGGTCATTAAATATCAACTTAAATATGATGTTACCTCTCCGTTCAAAGAAGGCTTTGCTTTAGTCGGTAAACAAACACAATCATCCGTCTCAGACGGCAAATTTGGCTACATCAATCGTCAAGGGCAACTGCTGACTAAACTTGAGTACAGAGCGGAATCCTCCTCCTTCTCCAATGGCTATGCTGTTGCTTTTATCAAGCCAGGCAAAGCTTTCATTGTATCTAAACATTCCGTTTCAAAATAAAAAAGACGACCCCGGAAACAGATCGAGTGGATCTGCTTCCGGGGTCATTAAATTTCCAATATATCGAATATAATTAGTCGTGTGTGTAGAATTTCACTCCAGGCAGATCTGCTGCCACCCACGAATAGTTAATGGTGTTACTGTTATAATTCTTGGTCCCCGCCTGAGCAACCTGTACTTCTTTCAAAATCGTAATCGATGAACCCTTCGGTCTGACAACGACTACATGACCATGTCCATCCTCTTTTTTGATCCCGATCGTAGGATACCCGAGATTAGCTCTTTTTTGAGCATCCTGAAAGGTTACAGAGTACCAGCCCGGCGCTTTTTTATTCAGTAAAGCATCAGCCATTTGATTGGCTAAGCCGCTTGGCAAGGGTGCTGACATCGCAGACATCACGTCTTGAGCGAAAATATTACATTTCGTTCCACCTACTGGCGAATACTTCTTGTTCGTTTCTACCTTAAAACCGTCAATTACAGATGCGTAAGTACTTGAACTTCTAGCCATTGAAATTCCCCCTGAATATAAGTTGTAGAGGAAATGACGGAGTCGCTTGAACATCTGAATGGCTCCACATTCAATTGATGTTGGCCTCAATTCCCTCTCAACTATTAGGGTGATTTCCGGCTTACTTTAACAACGTAATACAACAGAAAATGGACTATATTTTTCCTGTGGAAGCTTATCGGAGTTTCTTTAAGGGTGCGTACAGATCTGAGTTGAAAAACTGCTAAATATTCTTTTTGTTTACAAATTCGACAAGAACAAATCTTTTAGACTAATTCAGAGAAAAGTTGGAAGTTTACTTAAATACATTTATAAATATTATTTCAAAAGCATCAGATGTCAGTAGATATTCTGGCGGGTGATCTATATGAGGCCTAATTGCTTAAGTTACTTTATTCTATCAGATTTAAATAAATTTGAAAATTTATCACAACTTAAACTTCTGCTACAACAGATTAATAACTGCCTTACAAATTTAGAATCGTTGAATGAAGGTGATCAGAAAGTATATAGTAATATATTTCACAGAAGTGAATATGGTAATTTTATTATAACTTCAAAAGCTTATTCCAACTTGGAGTTTAAGACAGAAATAAGCTTTTGAAATTACTAACACTTACTGCTCGTAAACCGCATTCCCTAGCTTATCCCAAATTTCTAGTCTACGCGTTTCTTTAATGCCATTTGAATGGTTGATAACCAAAATGTGTGAGCTAATTTGGGGAAATGAGTTGCATCAGCCAGCGTATACGCTCCCGATTCATGAAACTAGATTTTCAAGACCCTTATCATCCGATGATAACTATAGTAAGGGTGTTTGTATATATCCCATCGATCCTAGGCATGAACTGCACGTTCTCCTCACTTGCTGTTTTTTGATCACCTGGTCGATACGCTCGTTCGGTCTACAAGAATGTGTTTTTTAAGAGCTAGCTTATGGACCAAAGTTCAAAAAATAATTACACACCTTATTTATAACATGAAATTCTAAATAACATCTATCCTCATATTCATGAGGAATACGATCGAAGTGACAAAACAGTCTCAATAGAGTTACATTTCATTTTCTCAACAAAATATCTTCTTGACTTTGGATTAGGACTTCTCGGCGAGCTCTTTAGGTAAATTCCTTTTGCTTAAATGCCTTCCATAAGGAACAAATATAATAAAACTCGATATTAATAAAACTGCTGTTACTGAAATTATTGCAAGGTAATTAACACGGATCGCCGTTAAGTCAATAAATTTCAAACCATATAAAAGTGCTATTCCTACGATAAAACCTATACACACCCCTAGAACAATATATAATACAACTTGTGTTAATATAATTTGGACTATTCCTTTACCTGTTACTGATAAATTTCTCAAAATTGCGAATTCTTTTCTTTTAGAGTACACATTGCTAATAAGAGTGCTGAATACTCCTAGCATAACACTAAGTAAAATAACAATTATTACAGTGATAAAAATAGCCCATCTTTGATAAAAGGATTTGTTAGATTGTTCTAAAGAGTTCGTCAGCGTGTCAACTTGGAGCCCCGCATACTTTTGCTTCAATTCTTCCAAAGAGACTACCACTTTATTGGGATTAGGATCTACTGTAGAAATAAATACTCGTTCTACTATAGTGTAATTGGTTAAAAAGTTCGGTTCTCCCCAATCTACATAGGCATCTGCAAAAGTCCCTGGCAACTGATCATAAATGCCCGCAATCTTCGCGAAAACTGTAGATGTATTGGTGGCATCTTTAAAATCTGGATATATATTGATTTCCATTGTCTCATGAAGGTTTAAATTATGTTCTTTCGCTATTTTTTTTGTAATGATGATATTATTCTCCTGAGTCTGTGTAATATGAGGTAATAACCCCTGATTCGCCATTTCATTTAAATCTGTAAAACTATAAACAAAATCGGTCTTTTTATTATTTTTTATAAGACTGGCTGAGTTAGCTACACTTACAGTACTTGCTCCCTCCACGCCAGGAATCTGTTTTATATCTTTCACTAATTTCTTGTAATTCTCATTCAGGTTTTTTCCTGCTCGATTGGATATAACTATATTGGTTGGATATTGTGACTCAAGATAAGATTGCTCATTATTCTGAATGGTCTTCATTAGTGAAGCGCCAAAAATAGTAATGACCATTGTAACTGCAATGATAAGTATAATAAATGTATTTTTTCTGATTTGAGGTATTGTATTTTTAACAGCAATAAAAGAATAGTTACCTAGAGATTTTCGGATGGGCAACAGGGTAAAAGAGAGCAATTGAGGAAGATAGACAGGGAATAAGAGAAACAAACCGACCATAGTAAGTATAATAGCTACTGCTATGCCTAATGTCTGCGTGTCCCCACCATTCATCATGACCTTTGCCCATATCATCACAACAATCCCGGTAATACAGAATATTTTCCCTGCTTTACTTAATCCTTGTTTAGAAGTGAACTCATTTTGTTCATTATCCTGCATAATTTTCAAAGGTAAGATTTTTGTACTCCGGTAAGCTGGAATCAGCATAAAACATTCTACAAATACCATGCTAATCAGTGTAGTTACTAAAGCGTACCCATGATTAAATTGAGTAGTTGCAAGTGATTCGGAAAATATTTTTTGTAACCCTTGTTGGGAGACCGTGTTAAAAATTAGAGAGACGATATAACCCAAAGTCGCGCCGCATATATTGAGTAAACTGCTTTGTAATAATATTATTTTAAATAGATCGGTGGACTTGGCTCCAAAAGACCTCATTACAGCAAACTCATGCTTGTACTTATACATAAAAGCTTGTAGATTGGAAATAATAATCAATGAAGTGACTAATAGTATTAAAAAAGATATTGTAATAATTAGAAATCTAAGAGACTTCATATTTTTTTGTAAAAAAGGATCCTGTTCAGCAATGTCAATTCGGAGTTCCTGATCTATCCGATGAATAGAGTTTGCAAGCTCATAGTTATCGGTTTTCTCAGCAGTCTGAATAAGTACATAAGTTGCTTCATTAAGAATCCCAGTTTTTTGAAATTCTATTTTTTTCAAAGTCCCCCACGGTACAATTAATATGGCTGAAGTTGTTCCGCCTGAGTTGGAATCAGCTATTATCTCCTTAATAGTAAATTTTTTATTTTCTAATAATAAAGTTTTCCCTTCAGTCAGGTTCAGAGTTTGAGCCAGTGTCTGGTTAATAATAACTTCATTCCCTTGAATATTGCGACTGAAATGGTAATGGCTTTTAACAAGGGGATCATTCCCGACGCCTAACGTATATAATGACGAATCTAAACCATCTACATGTAAATGGTTTATAAGAACACTTGAAGATTGAATAATCTCCTTACTTGAAATGATTTGATTTAAAAGAGATTTATTTATTACTTTATGTTGTTCAGGGTTGTATCCTACTGACAGGTTCATATTGCCATAAAGTTTGCTCATCTGGATTTCAAGAGATTTCTGAGCATTACTAGAGAACACAGCCATTGTTATGATCAAAGTGAACGTTAACATTATACTCAGTATGGATGAACTCGTGATAAATTTATTAACACGAAAAAAACGAAATGCTAAACCGATTATTGAATTTATCATAATGTTTTCTCCAAAATATTTTTGAATTTATACAAAATTTGATCCAGATTTTGTTGTTCTTCTTCTTTCTTATGAGTGTCAATAATTTGTCCATCATGAAAAAACAGCACACGATCTGCGTAAGAAGCAATGTTAGCATCATGTGTAACGATAATCATACTCTGATTCATACTTTTTTTCATATCTACTAGTATATTCAAGATATCATTTGATGTATTAAAATCCAGATTTCCTGTTGGCTCATCTGCCAGTAAAATAGGAGGCGACATAATAATTGCTCTTCCGATAGCTACACGTTGTTGTTGGCCCCCGGATAACTGCGTAGGCCGGTGTTTACGCCATTGAAGAAGCCCAATCTTAGTTAGTATTTCTTCAACAAGAGCTTTAATATATGAATCGTTTTTACCTTTTAGGATCAAAGGTAACGCAATATTTTCCTCTACAGACAAATCCTTTAATAAATGAAATGATTGAAAGATAAAACCTATTTTATTACTACGGTATAATGTAGCATAAGGCTCTGTAAAAATATTCTTCTGTATCACACCATTTAATAAAATCTCTCCTTCATCTGGGGCATCCATAGCTCCCAATATATTAAGCAAAGTACTTTTCCCTGAACCGCTTGTGCCCATTACCGCTAGCATCTCATTTTGTCGGAGATCAAATGTCACATTATTCAAGGCAATAACTTTACTTTGTAAACTTGAATAAGCCTTGGACAAATGTTTAACAGATAAAACAGGTTCATTCAATATAAACATTCCCTTCACTGTTATAGAATTTAGCCTGTGTCATATACATTTCGTAATATAACCCTCTTTTTTCCATTAATTGTTCATAAGATCCTTCTTCTTCAATCTCCCCTTTGTTCATAACGATGATACGATCAGCAAATTTAGTAGGACCCAGCCTATGTGAAATTGTAATAGTTGTTTTATTTTTAGCTAATTTGTGAAATATTTCGAACACTTGCAGTTCACTTATTGGATCTAATGCTGAGGTAGGCTCATCAAGTATAATAAGATCTGCATCAGTTATAAGTCCCCTTGCTAACGCAATTTTTTGCCACTCTCCACCAGACAATTCAATTCCTTCTTGAATTTCTTTTGTTAAAAACGAATCTAGTTTATTATCTAGTTTCATTACCTTTTCTCTTAAATTAACCTTTTCCAAAACACTAAATAAATATGGATCATCATCTAATTTTGATAAATCACCAAAGGATAAATTTTCTCTTAGTGTATATTTATATTTAGTATAATCCTGAAAAATAGCTGAAACTATTCTATATAGCTTTACTTTACTTATTTGTGTTATATTTATTCCGTTTATTTCTACAGATCCTTCATTAACATTATACAAACCTAAAATACAATTCGATAATGTACTTTTTCCCGAACCATTATATCCGACAATTGATATTTTCTCTCCCTCTACTGCTTTAAAAGAAATATTTTTAAGAGCGGCTTCTTTTGAAGTTGGATAAAAAAATGTTAAGTTTTTAACATTTAACTTTTCAAATCTCTCTAGATTATTCTCTTCATATTCTTGAGTTTCTTGTATATAAATTCTTTCTGTATTCAAACTCAATACTCTTAACAGCGAAGTATTATAAATTGCAGTCTCATAAATAGAGCCAATATTTCCACCTATTAATCCAAATATACTCTGAACTGATGTAACTGCCGCTAGCAGAGCCACATAATCCCCAATTGATAGCATATTTTTATTAATTTGATTAATAAGGAGTAATGAAACTCCTAAACTAGATGCTTGCAAAATAAAAATTGCCAAGATGTTATTTTTGAATTCCCAAAACGCTAAATTTAAGGTATTCTTTTGTATAACCTTATATAATCGCTCCCATTTTTTTATCAAAAAATCACCAATAACGTATACTTTAATTTCTTTTATCGAATTTCTATTTATAAATAAACCAGAGGTAAAGCCTACTTCTCGTGAGATCGAAGCAGTTGAGCTATTATTTTTATATCCTTTTGATTTAGTCATAATTATAATTACTATGCTCGGGAGCGTCGATATAAACAAAGCTAAAGGCATTGTCCAATGTATTGTAAGTAATATTCCCAATACTCCAAATAAAGATAGTAAGCCACCTATTATATTAATAAAATTTTGTATTACCTTAACTCCATTAGTCGTAATAGAAATATCCGCTAAATTTATATCATCATAAAATTTACTATTTTCAAATTGATCAAATGGTATATCTACTATTTTTTTAAAAAGTAATCTTTTTAAAACAAATTTGACACTCTCAGATATCTTAGCAAAGATATAATTTGAGAAAGAGTTTAAAATCGCAGAAATATATTGCAACAAAAACAACAAAGTTGCAAATTTAATTGCATTCAGAAACATTAAATCATTTGTACCAATAAGACTTATAGAGTCAATTGTTTTTTTGTTAAGTATAACTAATGCAGGGGGAAAAATTGATATAAGTAATGTAGATAAAATGAAAGTGATGCAACTAAATGGGTTTTCTTTATAAATTAATCGAATAAAGTAAATTTGACTTTTGAAAAATGTTTTAAGTGACAAACTCAACTCTTTTCTCATATTAATTCATATTTAGCAATGTATTTAGTAAGGTTGCTTTCTGATAGATACCCTTTATCAATAACTTTTCCATGAATGTCACTTACCACAAAAAATGGAAATGCGTTAATTTTCAAGGTTCTTGATAATGTCTGCGCATCTACAAAAAAAGTATTATCTTCATAAAGATATTTAGGCATTCTCACGATTTCTTCATTGGATTTATTCACAACAATCTTTAACGATTTTAATGGTTTAAATAAATTCAGTATCTTTAGAATTTTATTACATTCCTTGCAATCAGCATTTAGAAAAAATAATACTTTTATTTTCCCAAGCTTGATCTCATCACGAATATTTATACTTTGACCATTAGTTTTATGCATATTTATTCCAGGTATTTCCTCCCCGAGCTCAATGCCATGTTTAACCACCTTGTTATTCTTTATTTTCTGTATTATGATTAGTAACATAAGAGTTATTATGCTAATAATAATCAAAAGAGCCAATATTATTTCATTTTCAAAAACCACAGAGATTCCTCCTTCAAAATTCGTCTAATACCCTTCTAATGAGAATCATATTAGTGCCCCATAATAAAGATATAAAAATAACTATACAAATTTCTAACTGCCCGTTCGTTTCAAAAAAAAAGTTTAGGTTGTTGCTTTTGTATATAATGCTCGGTATAAGACTAATTAGCAGTAAATTAGCTTGCAATACCCCCCCAAATCCATGCCTAGATTTTATTAATTTACCAAAACAAGAGCAATTTGTATTGTCGTTACTTATCATTGCACTAATATGTGTGTACATAAAACACAAAAAAACAGCCATACAACCCGTTAATATTATTAACTCATTCCCTTTTATAATAAGGAAAATAGAAAGTACTATTTCAACGATTGGAATTAATAAAGCTATAAAACCAAGATATTTTATCGGTAAGAAATTAAATTTTTTTAAATCATTTGTTGTCTCTACAACAGAAAACAATTTGGATAACCCAGATATCAGTAAAACGATTCCAACTCCCACACGGAAAATCAACGAAATAATTAACATTTTAGTTCTCCTCTAAACTTTATAATAGACGCACCTTTACTCCAAATAAAATTATTATAAAAAAGAGAAAGCTGATGTTAAAAAAAATAATTTTCAAAGAACCTTTCTTAGGAACTTGTAACGGAAAGCAACCGCAGTTATCATAATTAAAATTCTTTAAAGATCTGAGATTAAGAAATATATATAAAAATTGCAAGCTAACACAAAGGAGTATCTCTCTTAAAGAATATATCCCAAAAATAAAATATAAAGATACAAATAACTCTAAAACAATTAAAAACGGCGTAATTAATGATAAAATTTTTTCGTTTTGAATAAATTTGTATTCATTCAAAGCCCTATAAAAAAAATATACTTTTTTGACTTTACTGATGCTAATTTTAAGATAAAATAATCCAATCAAGAAAAAAACAATTTTAATCATGATGTACATCTAATGCACCTCATTAATTTTAATTCTAATTTCAGTTATTAATCCTTTTAAACTTAAATCAAGGAAAAATTCGTCATCGAAGTTAAAAATCTCCTTTGTTATTTGATCAGATTTATAATATAATGATGGAATATAGGTTAGTTTCATATCACTAATTATATCTTTTATCTCATCAGAACTTTCATGAAGTGATTCAATTTTAAAAAAAATACATTTCTCCTTTTTTAAAATTTTATGATATATTTCTTTGAATATATCTATATCATTATGCGCTTCTTTCTCTGATATTATAAAAATATAACCCGTGTAATTTTTCTCAAGTTTATTCAACTTTCCAATTTTTTTTAGAAAAAAATTGTTTGAGAGAATTTTTTTGACTAGAGCCAAATATATAAAAATGCATAAAATGGTTATAATTATTCTAATATTTTCCATCATAATTTTACTCCATTTTAATTAGTATGATCATATCAGCTCTTGTTTAGCTGATATGATCATATAACAGTATTATGTTATTTATAGGGGATTTATTATTTTTTAAATTTTGAAATTATCTTAATCTTAACACTCGTTTGAATCAGAACTGCAGGCCTCAACTACTTTACAAACCCTAACTTCTTGAGGAAACATCTGAACGAGTTCCATTCTTCTTTTTGTTGTCTTATATGCTCCGGTTTTATCAAAAGTCGCGTTTTCGGTTCCCCAACCGCACTCTCCTTTGATTAGGTGCTGGCTATCACCACAACTTACAATTTTAGGACTAGTATATTGCATTAATATTCCTCCTATTATTCCCTATAAATAACATAATAGTCTTATACTAATTACTGAACTTATAATCATAAAGAGTTTTCCACAGTTCAATTGTTAACAAAACCCAGAAATTGTCAGAAACTGCTTTCCCATTTCTCCATTCTGTCAGCATTTCTTGCCATTTAACTTCCGTTACTAGATCTAACTCTGTTATCATCTTTGGTTGACATAAACTTTGATATATATCACCCCAATTTTCTCTAATGCTTTTATAAGTATAGGCTAGGTGTGTTGTTTTATTTAATCTGTTGGCTATGTCTTCTGTAAGCAAGTCTCTCAATGCTCTTCTTAGAATAAATTTGTTCTGATAAAGAGAAAAAGTAAATTCTCCAGGAATCCTATAAATAAATTCAACCAACCTCCTATCTAAAAAAGGATGCATGAGATTCACTCCTGTTAGTCCTCCTATAGTTCGATCCATAAATAAATGTGCTTTTGAATTGTTCATTTGAAGATATAAATATTTCTGATGAGAATATTTTATTTTTTTACTTTTTTCAAAACCTATTTGATTTGTTAATTTTTTCGGAAAAATTGTGTAGTCCAAAAAATTATTAAATGCAGATGTATTCGTAGCAACAGAATAATTAGTAATATAATTTAACACTCGTTTAATTTCCCCCCTTCTCAACAAGTCTCTCGTTACATACAATGAACCTGTTAGTAATTGGTCTCCTGCATAACCAGTTAATACATTTCTGCTTCCTGCTTTAGCAGCTTCATTTACCAAAATAAAAGTAAATTCAAATGTTAGAGCACTCGTATGTGGCTCATAAGAGAAAGGAATACCTCTAGGAAAGTTATTGTACATTAATTGACTATCAAATCTTTTAAAATTCCCTTTATCATTATATTTGTCAAGTAACTTACATATAAATGAACTCTCATCACATTCTTTAAGTTCATCGAAAACAGCGCTCACAGACGATATCATCCTATTTTTGTTGTTTTTATCACTACAAATAATTTTTGAAGCTGCATAAATAGAAGTAGAATCTAATCCACCACTTAGCATAATTGTATTCTCACTGCTGGTTTGTAACCTCGATTCTACAGCTTTAAAAAAAATACTTTTAAACTCATCTATATAATCATCTACATTTTTAAACTCCACCTCATCATTCAGATCTGATAAGTCCCAATAAAGCTTTTTCTCACTAAAATCATTATTAAACCTTATGTAGCATCCGCTAGAAACTCGATGCACTTCTACATATGGGGTAATCTCACCGTCTACAATCCCATCATATTTCACAAAATCAAAAAAGTAATTTATGTTAATATTTTGGACGTTAAAAAATCTTTTTAACAGAAACATATCATTCGCTAAGATATAACCATCTTTACCTTTTATCCAAAAAAGAGTCTTCACACCCAAATGGTCTCTAATAGCATATCCTATTCTTGAACCTGTATCATATATAATAAAAGAAAATTCTCCAACTAACTCCTTAACAAAGTCTATACCATTAGCTCTATACAATATGCTGATTAAATTCAAAACGGATATAGAACTTCTCAGCTGGTATTTATGAACCAAATCTATTTTATTATGCAATTCTATATCCCCTACGATAAGTAAATCTCCGCACTTTATGAAGCTTAGTTCATCTTCTTTACTACCTGCCCATAAAAATTCACCATCTTCCCATTTAAAACTACTATGTTTAACTTCAATGCCAAATTCCTCTTCAATCTCTTTTTTTATATCAATTTCATTATAGTCGCTCTCAGAGAAAAACATACGAGCTATGAACCATTGCAAAGTTAATCACCCTTTTCTATATTCTAAAGAGCTTAAAACTATTTTGTACTTATTTGTTTCAAATTCACTGTCTAATATATTATGATTTTTTCTTATTAACCAAGCATGGGCCTCTAATGGGAACTTTCTTACTCCAACCACCATATCAACTTCAATCCCATATTTTTTTCTAAGTCTTCTATATCCTAGAAAAGTCTTATGTATACAATCCGCTTTTCGAGGATACCAAGCACAAACAATATCAAGTATATCAAATTCTAAATTAATTCTGTCAATTTTATCCTTTAATTCAGCTTCTTTTAAGTTTATTTCTTTATAGAAAGAATATTTTTTTGAGTATTCAATAAAAATCTTGTTAAAACCTTTCCTACGTAGTTTCAAATCGAAAAACAAAAGTAAAAATGAGAACTGAAAAAACAAAAGTGCTTTTCTAACTTTTTTGTTACTCAGTCTACATCACTCCTAACTCCCTTAACCTTAATAAAAAAGTGTTTAAATCGCTCTCAACTTCTTCTGGTTTTACCTCAAATTGCGTACAAATACTCTCAATTATATCCTTTTTATCGATGTTATTAGTGATCTTTTTCCAAAATAATGAAGATATATAGTCTAATGCATAAAACTTATTATTTATCATATCTATTAATAAAATATCCCCTTCTTCTTCATAAATAATTAAATTTTTATTTTTTATGATTGACAATAACATATCCTCCAATAAAATCTAATTTTATATTAACATAGTAAACTAAATACAAAATTTTGTAAACCATAAATCCAAATTCCGTTTATTTTTGACAGCATATGGTCACATCTATCATTCTCCTTCAATAATTTATAAGCTGAACTAAAAATGAACAAGGGTGGCAAAGAACAAAATCGCTAATTTTTCATATATTTAGTAAGAATCTATTAGAAGAAACTACACAGGTATGAAGCAAGACAAGAAGTTTTTCATCCAATTTACGCTAATTAAAAACACACTTTTGCCGTTACCGTTGTGATAAAAACCTCAACTTAAAAGAAAATATTCCTCAAACTTTAAAAAAACTAGAGGATGATGCTATGCGACTAAAAGCTGGCGCAATAATAAGGAAGGATCGAG
The Paenibacillus peoriae DNA segment above includes these coding regions:
- a CDS encoding WG repeat-containing protein — its product is MLKKLGLAALILVTSLSVIGTGWAASSTTTIEVSKTALDYNIARPLSDGAFHDGLLAAETSAGNLVYYNTKGAKAFSLPAELKPVGDFHEQRAVVKNTKTNLYGYMNTKGTLVIPCQYTEANFFSEGKAKVTIADTKENAIIDRTGKILSHFKENVDSEYIFTDGLALAYAPNTGKIGFVNASGQLAIPYKYKYSRGFSDGLAIVQNSKELYGYINTAGKEVIPLQYKSGGDFSEGLAPVQNTKGKWGFINKQGKVVIPFKFTDAQNFSEGLASVKNAKNEIGFIDKNGTLVIKYQLKYDVTSPFKEGFALVGKQTQSSVSDGKFGYINRQGQLLTKLEYRAESSSFSNGYAVAFIKPGKAFIVSKHSVSK
- a CDS encoding FtsX-like permease family protein codes for the protein MINSIIGLAFRFFRVNKFITSSSILSIMLTFTLIITMAVFSSNAQKSLEIQMSKLYGNMNLSVGYNPEQHKVINKSLLNQIISSKEIIQSSSVLINHLHVDGLDSSLYTLGVGNDPLVKSHYHFSRNIQGNEVIINQTLAQTLNLTEGKTLLLENKKFTIKEIIADSNSGGTTSAILIVPWGTLKKIEFQKTGILNEATYVLIQTAEKTDNYELANSIHRIDQELRIDIAEQDPFLQKNMKSLRFLIITISFLILLVTSLIIISNLQAFMYKYKHEFAVMRSFGAKSTDLFKIILLQSSLLNICGATLGYIVSLIFNTVSQQGLQKIFSESLATTQFNHGYALVTTLISMVFVECFMLIPAYRSTKILPLKIMQDNEQNEFTSKQGLSKAGKIFCITGIVVMIWAKVMMNGGDTQTLGIAVAIILTMVGLFLLFPVYLPQLLSFTLLPIRKSLGNYSFIAVKNTIPQIRKNTFIILIIAVTMVITIFGASLMKTIQNNEQSYLESQYPTNIVISNRAGKNLNENYKKLVKDIKQIPGVEGASTVSVANSASLIKNNKKTDFVYSFTDLNEMANQGLLPHITQTQENNIIITKKIAKEHNLNLHETMEINIYPDFKDATNTSTVFAKIAGIYDQLPGTFADAYVDWGEPNFLTNYTIVERVFISTVDPNPNKVVVSLEELKQKYAGLQVDTLTNSLEQSNKSFYQRWAIFITVIIVILLSVMLGVFSTLISNVYSKRKEFAILRNLSVTGKGIVQIILTQVVLYIVLGVCIGFIVGIALLYGLKFIDLTAIRVNYLAIISVTAVLLISSFIIFVPYGRHLSKRNLPKELAEKS
- a CDS encoding ABC transporter ATP-binding protein produces the protein MFILNEPVLSVKHLSKAYSSLQSKVIALNNVTFDLRQNEMLAVMGTSGSGKSTLLNILGAMDAPDEGEILLNGVIQKNIFTEPYATLYRSNKIGFIFQSFHLLKDLSVEENIALPLILKGKNDSYIKALVEEILTKIGLLQWRKHRPTQLSGGQQQRVAIGRAIIMSPPILLADEPTGNLDFNTSNDILNILVDMKKSMNQSMIIVTHDANIASYADRVLFFHDGQIIDTHKKEEEQQNLDQILYKFKNILEKTL
- a CDS encoding ABC transporter ATP-binding protein, yielding MSLKTFFKSQIYFIRLIYKENPFSCITFILSTLLISIFPPALVILNKKTIDSISLIGTNDLMFLNAIKFATLLFLLQYISAILNSFSNYIFAKISESVKFVLKRLLFKKIVDIPFDQFENSKFYDDINLADISITTNGVKVIQNFINIIGGLLSLFGVLGILLTIHWTMPLALFISTLPSIVIIIMTKSKGYKNNSSTASISREVGFTSGLFINRNSIKEIKVYVIGDFLIKKWERLYKVIQKNTLNLAFWEFKNNILAIFILQASSLGVSLLLINQINKNMLSIGDYVALLAAVTSVQSIFGLIGGNIGSIYETAIYNTSLLRVLSLNTERIYIQETQEYEENNLERFEKLNVKNLTFFYPTSKEAALKNISFKAVEGEKISIVGYNGSGKSTLSNCILGLYNVNEGSVEINGINITQISKVKLYRIVSAIFQDYTKYKYTLRENLSFGDLSKLDDDPYLFSVLEKVNLREKVMKLDNKLDSFLTKEIQEGIELSGGEWQKIALARGLITDADLIILDEPTSALDPISELQVFEIFHKLAKNKTTITISHRLGPTKFADRIIVMNKGEIEEEGSYEQLMEKRGLYYEMYMTQAKFYNSEGNVYIE
- a CDS encoding TlpA family protein disulfide reductase; its protein translation is MVFENEIILALLIIISIITLMLLIIIQKIKNNKVVKHGIELGEEIPGINMHKTNGQSINIRDEIKLGKIKVLFFLNADCKECNKILKILNLFKPLKSLKIVVNKSNEEIVRMPKYLYEDNTFFVDAQTLSRTLKINAFPFFVVSDIHGKVIDKGYLSESNLTKYIAKYELI